The genomic stretch TCATTAAAAGGTGCTCCAATTGCCAATGTACTACCATCGGCACTCAAACTTACAGACCAACCAGAATTATCATCCATTGCACTTCCATCAATATCATCACCAACCTTTGTCCAAATACCATTCAGATTTTCATAAACGCGTACATGACCAGAATTTCTACCATTTCCATCATTAAATGGCGCTCCAATGGCAACTATGCTTCCATCACTACTCATACTCAATCTTCTACCAGAATAATCAAATTCGTCTTCTCCTTCAATACTATTTCCAATTTGTGTCCATGTACCATTCAAATTTTCAAACACGCGTACGTGACCTGCAGAATCATTTCCATTATTATCATGATAACTACCTCCAATAGCGACAATGTTTCCATCTCCACTTAAACCTATTGCACCACCAAATTGATTTCCAAATGCTTCACCAAAAATATCATCACCAATTTGTGACCAAGTACCATTTAGGTTTTTAAATATTTTTGCTTGTCCAGAATTGAGACCAATTACATTATTCCCTGATGCTCCAATTGCAATAACACTTCCATCAGTACTGATAGCTACTGCGCCTCCTAGAAAATTAGAAGCTGCATCGCCATCGATATCGTCTCCAATTTGTGTCCAAACATTTGCTATTTTCTCATATACCCGAACGTGTCCAGATTGATCTCCGTTTCCATCATTTCTAATGGATCCGATGATAACGGTACTTCCATCTGCGCTTAATGCAATAGACCAACCCGATTTATCATCAACTGCTTCGCCATCAATATCATTTCCCAATTGGTAGAAGTCAAAATCTTGAGCATTCGTTACAAATAACGTTGCTAATAAGAATAAGCTTAAGAAGAATATCTTTTTTTTCATATCTAATATTTACCATCACATACACATAGTATTGTGAATTAATTATTTACGTAATACTTTGGGGGTTTCGAAATAGGTTCTTTTAATTCTATGGGAAAGTAATAAAAATTTTTTAATTTAATAATAACGTATTGGAAATTTATCACAAAAAAATAATAAATATCATCTTTAAGTACTAAGAAGTTTCTCAAGGAGAGTTTTCTTTATTTTATTTGTATTTTTACGATAAGAGTCAGCTATGACTCGATTTTTAATTTTAACTTCATTACTAACTACAACGCTCATGATTATAACACTCATCAATTTTACTAAAACAAGTAATCTTTCCAATTGGTACGTTATTGATGATGGTGTTATGGGCGGAATGTCACAAGGAAATTTCAAACTAAACGAAGAAGGAAATGCGGTTTTTAGCGGAACTGTAAAACTTGAAAATAATGGTGGCTTCTCTTCTATTCGTTACGAAATTGGAAATACAGCTATTTCAGGTAAAACGACTGTTTTGATTCGTTTGAAAGGTGATGGAAAAAAATATCAATTTCGCGTGAAGCAAAACGAAAATGATAAACATTCTTTTATTACACAATTTGAAACTTCGGGCGATTGGGAAATTATTGAAATTCCTCTGAATACTCTATATCCAAGTTATCGTGGACGAAAATTAGCTGTCGGAAATTTCTCTGCGAATTATTTGGAAGAACTTGGTTTTTTAATTGGTAATAAAAAGAAAGAAGCGTTTCAATTGGAATTGGAATCTGTGAAGTTGAAGTGAAATTAGTTGTAGTTATAATTGTTCTCGATACAATTTTTTGTCTATTTCGCTTTCGCGATTACACATAAAATTACTCGAACTGACGTTTTTATTACTAACGTCACTTCGAGTAAAATTTTGAAGAAATTTTGTATCGAGAAGTATTCCTATTTCAAATCTTCAAATTAGAACATTTTCAAATTGACACATTATTGAATCAACTCCAAAATCTGTGCTGCATGCGCTTTGGTTTTTACTTTATCAATTACATGTTCTACAACACCTTTTTCATTGACTAAGAAGGTTTTACGGTGAATTCCGTCATACGTTCTTCCCATAAATTTCTTTTCGCCCCAAACGCCAAAAGCTTCAATTACTTCTTTGTTTTCATCTGCTAATAGCGGAAAAGGAAATTCGTATTTATTCTTAAAATTTGTTTGTCTTTTTTCGGAATCAGCACTTACGCCTAAAAGTTCAAAACCTTTGCTTTGTAATTCGGCATAATTGTCTCTCAAATTGCAAGCTTCTGCTGTACAACCTGGTGTACTTGCTTTTGGATAAAAGAAAACCACGAGTTTTTTTCCACTGAAATCTGACAAAGAAA from Kordia antarctica encodes the following:
- the bcp gene encoding thioredoxin-dependent thiol peroxidase, whose product is MNTLKIGDKVPDFTVNDQDGNAVSLSDFSGKKLVVFFYPKASTPGCTAEACNLRDNYAELQSKGFELLGVSADSEKRQTNFKNKYEFPFPLLADENKEVIEAFGVWGEKKFMGRTYDGIHRKTFLVNEKGVVEHVIDKVKTKAHAAQILELIQ
- a CDS encoding T9SS type A sorting domain-containing protein — its product is MKKKIFFLSLFLLATLFVTNAQDFDFYQLGNDIDGEAVDDKSGWSIALSADGSTVIIGSIRNDGNGDQSGHVRVYEKIANVWTQIGDDIDGDAASNFLGGAVAISTDGSVIAIGASGNNVIGLNSGQAKIFKNLNGTWSQIGDDIFGEAFGNQFGGAIGLSGDGNIVAIGGSYHDNNGNDSAGHVRVFENLNGTWTQIGNSIEGEDEFDYSGRRLSMSSDGSIVAIGAPFNDGNGRNSGHVRVYENLNGIWTKVGDDIDGSAMDDNSGWSVSLSADGSTLAIGAPFNDGNGDRSGQVRVFRNINGIWTQFGADIYGEVTGDLFGYSTSLNTDGTILAVSGINNDGNGSNSGFVQIYKNENNTWTQIGTNIHGETAGDNSGYSISLSGDAIFVAISALNNDGNGSNSGHVRVYEFKPTLGVEDISLNSDDVVFYPNPSKHSIFFNEEIHLEEVILYSLDGKQLVTQNMQRDAFLDISNLANGTYILKIKTAKGLITKKLIKQ
- a CDS encoding CIA30 family protein, which translates into the protein MIITLINFTKTSNLSNWYVIDDGVMGGMSQGNFKLNEEGNAVFSGTVKLENNGGFSSIRYEIGNTAISGKTTVLIRLKGDGKKYQFRVKQNENDKHSFITQFETSGDWEIIEIPLNTLYPSYRGRKLAVGNFSANYLEELGFLIGNKKKEAFQLELESVKLK